From a single Tachypleus tridentatus isolate NWPU-2018 chromosome 6, ASM421037v1, whole genome shotgun sequence genomic region:
- the LOC143251587 gene encoding organic anion transporter 3-like, which translates to MNQTVFMLGMLFGVFISGHFSDRFGRRPVLLGSLCLSIVSSYAGAAVPNLSFFYITRFCSAMGVSSIQNSGVSLLMEIISPGYRLWVAVSFSFGWTLGLIILPGLAWIIKDWQYFQAVTTCSWLPMLVAWWFLPESPRWLLTRKQYTDAENTIRKFFSFNKLSVSNLDHTMKILEAKIELVINLYNERLEELF; encoded by the exons ATGAACCAGACGGTGTTTATGTTGGGAATGCTGTTTGGTGTATTTATATCTGGTCATTTCAGTGACAG gtTTGGACGACGACCGGTGTTGTTAGGTTCCCTATGTCTGTCTATTGTCTCGAGCTACGCAGGTGCAGCTGTTCCGAACTTGTCATTTTTTTATATCACCCGGTTTTGTTCAGCGATGGGTGTATCCAGCATACAAAATTCTGGTGTTTCTCTAT TGATGGAAATTATTAGTCCAGGGTATCGACTTTGGGTAGCGGTTTCATTTTCTTTTGGTTGGACTCTAGGATTAATTATCCTTCCTGGACTTGCTTGGATAATCAAGGACTGGCAGTATTTTCAAGCTGTAACCACGTGTAGCTGGTTACCGATGTTGGTCGCCTGGTG gttCCTGCCAGAATCTCCAAGATGGCTTCTTACCAGGAAGCAGTACACAGATGCAGAGAATACCATCAGGAAGTTTTTTAGTTTCAATAAACTAAGTGTTTCAAACCTGGATCACACGATGAAGATACTGGAAGCAAAGATTGAACTGGTAATTAACTTATATAATGAAAGACTTGAAGAATTGttctaa
- the LOC143252279 gene encoding solute carrier family 22 member 13-like, whose product MYINLLLSGAVELPVCVVLPLAIKYVKRKPTIIVSFVVTFVSCVLVIAVPEDMVATKISLSMIGKMFISTAGSINFIYGGEVFPTVIRTVGVGTSILCSRIGGAIAPFVRELSEYTHVAVPSVIYGVLSIVATIMVFLLPETFNTQLPDTILEIENPEKLVKYQTEGPVEETELQQTVAA is encoded by the exons ATGTATATCAACCTACTACTCTCAGGTGCTGTGGAACTTCCGGTTTGTGTGGTGCTCCCTCTAGCAATAAAGTATGTGAAACGAAAACCAACGATCATAGTCTCTTTCGTGGTTACTTTTGTTTCCTGTGTTTTGGTTATTGCTGTTCCGGAAG ataTGGTGGCAACAAAGATTTCACTAAGTATGATTGGAAAGATGTTCATATCCACAGCTGGTAGCATCAATTTTATCTATGGAGGAGAAGTGTTCCCCACTGTTATTAGAACTGTGGGGGTTGGGACTTCTATTCTCTGTTCGAGAATAGGAGGGGCAATCGCTCCCTTTGTTCGTGAACTG AGTGAATACACGCACGTCGCTGTACCTTCTGTAATTTATGGTGTTCTGTCAATAGTAGCAACCATTATGGTCTTCCTTCTACCAGAAACATTTAACACACAACTTCCTGACACAATACTGGAGATAGAGAACCCAGAGAA ATTGGTCAAATATCAGACAGAAGGTCCAGTTGAAGAGACCGAGCTTCAACAAACAGTAGCAGCATGA